Proteins co-encoded in one Bremerella sp. TYQ1 genomic window:
- a CDS encoding AAA domain-containing protein, with amino-acid sequence MDENEESYDAYLAEFQPARFPSDIGLPSGNEQQLKDAAAAVRQEFRDSSRWKRLNCKKVSVFAERDRGTVYVVHIGKTVEFDWTWEGAKAFCPKSLDDDPAYSDHFYEEAEFEDEIVWSGEIVEVDEQNGCLFVALDDLEAIPTVGPFFVRPFEFLSVLDAVYNGNEFETIREQLPERLNATEGGIHPAVSVPSRIGLPHLHDWWQHSWSVLWGPPGTGKTWTTGQQIASVLSDPRERILVVSTTNKATDAVALSLGEAAKEKCVDDLESELLLRIGKGASYQSFVARQLDSMLAGTESEVLSKIDGLAQQLPLFDSWEEKALTRKQIGELRTTGNDQSQRVFVDPVKRVVVATAFKAMSNLNDETIRKMIENGDAPFTTIFIDEAGLISRTAVAALSLLAARRVVLVGDSKQLAPISRISRVLPTRQQTWLASSGLSHLEETSDVPAAVHLLSEQRRMHPDVCKVVSSYQYNGVLKTAAERTSQVSTLSPFLADVSRTIWYVLDEEDCDLAAIRASRGPGNKSWVRRITQSILQKLFSNPDIRQANGLFISPFKAQANAVGEWLGEWGMNSWEASTVHSQQGSEADIVVFDTVNAGNHTWGIVEWKRLVNVALSRAREAAIVIASRSEMDEPYLRPLKRHLKSLVLVKAGAEYKWSEKGQNDSTADKSDSEDRPSSRMGDQFAVRKGMKPLFSQEQQRLTNLELDGKPRLVRGVAGSGKSLVLCNWLAKTAKRLRGRKDARIWAVYANRSLHKLLCDSIESAWEGVSDGDLLDRSDFPWESVELLHVKDVLSGMLPSVQMTMEQFGFDYDRAAEEFLNRQDAQKLVPRCTALFIDEAQDMGPSTLRLLLSVVEQADEADANSRSAHIFYDNAQNVYDTKTPKWSEFGLDMRGRSTIMRESFRGTRPITELAVNVLHRLSGSTGRHDQQELISLGLLKHTKRNCEEWLEARFSQIDGPKPIFRSFDRRNDEMAAIAGHLRHLIENDGISPTDICVTYNGGAGRILESQLAPKLAEFGVELSLQKNRSFERKSNTLLATTPHSYKGYESEVIVIPCVDHYVAPEGKLVANGLYVAMTRARSLLAMYGINNGSDASRKISEAIAACVETQRTAPRVDCEDEE; translated from the coding sequence ATGGATGAAAACGAAGAATCGTATGATGCTTACCTTGCCGAGTTTCAGCCTGCTCGTTTCCCCTCCGATATTGGTCTGCCATCTGGCAACGAGCAACAACTGAAGGATGCCGCTGCAGCTGTGCGGCAAGAGTTTCGAGACAGTTCTCGCTGGAAGCGGTTGAACTGCAAGAAGGTCAGTGTGTTCGCCGAACGGGATCGAGGCACGGTCTACGTTGTCCACATCGGCAAGACCGTCGAGTTTGACTGGACGTGGGAAGGTGCCAAAGCCTTCTGTCCAAAATCTCTTGATGATGACCCGGCCTATTCCGATCACTTCTACGAAGAGGCCGAATTCGAAGATGAGATTGTCTGGTCGGGCGAGATTGTCGAAGTCGATGAACAAAACGGTTGTTTGTTCGTCGCTCTCGACGATCTTGAAGCAATCCCCACGGTAGGTCCTTTCTTCGTACGACCTTTTGAGTTCTTGTCAGTTCTCGATGCCGTGTACAACGGCAATGAGTTCGAGACGATTCGAGAGCAACTCCCCGAAAGGCTCAACGCTACCGAGGGCGGTATTCATCCCGCAGTGTCTGTGCCGTCTAGGATTGGCTTGCCGCATCTCCATGACTGGTGGCAACATTCGTGGAGCGTGCTGTGGGGACCGCCGGGCACTGGTAAGACTTGGACGACTGGTCAGCAGATCGCTAGTGTGCTCAGTGATCCGAGGGAACGCATCCTTGTCGTTTCGACGACGAACAAAGCGACGGATGCGGTTGCGTTGTCGTTAGGCGAGGCGGCAAAAGAGAAATGCGTCGATGACTTGGAAAGCGAATTATTGCTGCGAATTGGCAAGGGTGCTTCATACCAGTCCTTCGTTGCTCGTCAACTCGATTCGATGCTGGCAGGAACGGAGTCAGAAGTCCTTTCAAAGATCGACGGGTTAGCACAACAACTTCCTTTATTTGATTCGTGGGAAGAGAAAGCCCTCACACGCAAGCAGATTGGCGAATTAAGAACGACTGGCAACGACCAAAGCCAGCGAGTCTTTGTCGATCCTGTCAAGCGAGTTGTCGTCGCCACTGCATTCAAGGCGATGAGCAACTTAAATGACGAAACCATTCGAAAGATGATCGAGAATGGCGATGCTCCCTTCACTACCATTTTCATTGATGAAGCGGGATTGATTTCAAGGACCGCTGTTGCCGCCCTGTCTTTGCTTGCCGCTCGTCGAGTTGTCCTTGTCGGCGACTCCAAACAGCTTGCCCCCATCAGCCGCATTTCACGGGTGCTTCCTACACGACAGCAAACTTGGCTCGCCAGTAGTGGCCTGAGCCACTTGGAGGAGACGAGTGATGTTCCCGCTGCGGTCCATCTGCTTTCCGAACAACGTCGCATGCACCCCGACGTGTGCAAAGTTGTTTCTTCGTACCAGTACAACGGAGTGTTGAAGACGGCAGCGGAACGAACCAGTCAGGTGTCAACGCTCTCACCATTCCTAGCGGACGTATCGAGAACAATTTGGTATGTATTGGACGAGGAAGACTGTGACCTCGCCGCTATTCGGGCCAGCCGTGGACCGGGCAACAAAAGCTGGGTTCGGCGAATTACTCAATCTATCTTACAGAAACTCTTCAGCAATCCCGACATTCGTCAGGCAAATGGGTTGTTCATCTCCCCCTTCAAGGCACAAGCCAATGCGGTCGGCGAATGGCTGGGGGAATGGGGAATGAATTCCTGGGAAGCCTCGACAGTCCACAGCCAGCAAGGTTCGGAAGCCGACATCGTAGTATTCGATACGGTCAATGCCGGAAACCATACGTGGGGCATCGTCGAATGGAAGCGACTCGTGAATGTCGCCCTGAGCCGAGCACGGGAAGCTGCCATCGTCATCGCCAGTCGAAGCGAAATGGACGAGCCTTATCTCCGTCCGCTCAAGCGTCATCTGAAGTCGCTAGTCTTAGTAAAGGCTGGAGCTGAGTACAAGTGGAGTGAGAAGGGGCAGAATGACTCCACAGCTGACAAGAGTGATTCTGAGGATCGCCCAAGCTCTCGCATGGGTGATCAGTTTGCCGTACGCAAGGGAATGAAGCCACTGTTCTCACAGGAGCAGCAACGCCTAACCAATCTGGAACTTGATGGAAAACCTCGACTGGTTCGTGGTGTCGCTGGTAGTGGCAAGTCGCTGGTCCTGTGTAACTGGCTGGCGAAAACAGCAAAGCGACTTCGTGGAAGGAAGGATGCTCGTATTTGGGCCGTCTATGCCAATCGAAGTCTCCACAAACTGCTGTGTGACTCGATTGAGTCAGCATGGGAAGGCGTCAGCGATGGCGACCTGCTGGATCGATCTGACTTCCCTTGGGAAAGCGTCGAACTGCTTCACGTGAAGGATGTATTGTCTGGAATGTTGCCGAGCGTCCAAATGACTATGGAACAGTTTGGTTTCGACTACGACCGTGCAGCAGAAGAGTTCTTGAATCGACAAGATGCCCAGAAACTTGTACCTCGGTGTACGGCATTGTTCATCGATGAAGCTCAGGATATGGGTCCATCAACTTTGAGGCTCTTGTTGTCCGTTGTTGAGCAGGCAGACGAAGCAGACGCCAATAGCCGGTCTGCTCACATCTTTTACGACAACGCTCAAAACGTGTATGACACCAAGACCCCAAAGTGGTCCGAGTTCGGTCTCGACATGCGTGGCCGCTCGACCATCATGCGAGAAAGTTTCCGTGGAACTCGACCCATCACGGAACTTGCCGTCAACGTACTCCACCGACTTTCGGGAAGCACCGGCAGACACGATCAGCAGGAATTGATCTCGCTGGGGCTGCTCAAGCATACAAAACGCAATTGCGAAGAATGGTTGGAAGCAAGGTTCAGTCAGATCGACGGACCGAAGCCCATCTTTCGTAGTTTCGACCGACGCAATGATGAGATGGCCGCAATCGCTGGACACTTGCGGCACCTGATCGAAAACGATGGGATTTCTCCGACCGACATCTGCGTCACTTACAATGGCGGGGCGGGACGGATTCTCGAATCACAACTTGCCCCGAAACTGGCCGAGTTCGGAGTGGAGTTGTCTCTTCAGAAGAATCGGTCCTTCGAACGCAAGTCGAATACCCTGCTCGCCACAACACCACACTCCTACAAGGGCTACGAGTCGGAGGTCATCGTCATTCCGTGCGTCGATCACTACGTTGCCCCTGAAGGGAAGCTAGTTGCAAATGGTCTTTACGTTGCCATGACTCGTGCTCGATCACTCTTGGCGATGTACGGCATCAACAACGGTTCGGACGCAAGCCGAAAGATCAGTGAGGCAATTGCTGCGTGCGTGGAGACACAGCGAACAGCACCACGAGTAGATTGCGAGGATGAGGAATGA